One genomic window of Biomphalaria glabrata chromosome 9, xgBioGlab47.1, whole genome shotgun sequence includes the following:
- the LOC106067075 gene encoding uncharacterized protein LOC106067075 isoform X2, which yields MSGNQSVALDCCSVFNSHRTIIVNCSSLNWTFVDLRCVPVTTQVLLLDRNNLTTLTNGSFQTLTSLLQLSIQSSNIHRIEIDTFQGLSLLQSLNLENNRLSDKVPSFNPQAFRHLSNLKQLLIGKNQNISQNLRNALFYLQNLSALSLDGSETLHVGTEFSHLTQLNNLTLHCSNVTNITDESFVGLWHSNLTILSLISFDKFKFDPEDIDQDTVQKHFSDDAFQNLDSLKVLRIINCRIGNENMARKLKHFINSSLHTLYLEATHCKREYYTPNLTFQDGVILKKTARYLSQLTLSYFSWIDSNIFAIEPGVVSSPQWRHNLRAADFSKNMMGWLGWRFPLVEAARLEKLEEFILTSPSAENEVSYSDEWLDSVKEDKLLPRFDYHHKESLAESRATNIRNKWDTLNTNINYRNNRDATISQAFQMKHKNDFVTSYSFNTKGASVFEPFTVTSYEASAQFDSIRDQDLDRFSDNPPYPVDTGTWTVRMPLSLRKIKIMYTLQGDNNYGNQSVHFIQSHGEAANLTHFYFVGNGILRGTGTMTGLTNLQLFDLSKNSVFVSPYFFDDFPSLRYLILQSMKNENFFQRISIYRIIQNMPELRYLDLTDNKLNFLPPNLFSRNSHITHVILAKNRFSSFPITMDLVPNLKLLDLSGNALSYLTDEEMTALTKHSENVPDFYLALAENNIVCVCSQIKFIFWLNISAFLDNKGNYSCTSQEGQRISTDELWQDVLGFYRLCYGYNYLLISIVLLLVMSFIFLMVYLVHRFRTAIEAYLVRIFIRAFRPMKSSDYKTHVFIGYADDDVGFVRNTLLRYLEEDLNFSTFVHHRDLGSGYTDQQMFEAMRDSWRIILVITHRFLNHYDLSDIVMKYASHSVSPANEKRVVLLAQQTQLYNIPGSLYDVLEDSRIIVISDLSAHLDYAQRQNLKECLRDID from the exons atcGATACGTTTCAAGGACTCAGCTTGCTACAAAGTTTAAACTTAGAAAATAATAGACTCAGTGATAAAGTCCCTTCATTTAACCCGCAAGCATTTAGACATCTTTCAAATCTAAAACAACTTCTTATTGGAAAGAATCAGAACATTTCTCAAAACTTGAGAAacgctttattttatttgcaaAACCTTTCTGCCCTCTCATTGGATGGTTCTGAAACATTACATGTAGGAACGGAATTCTCACATTTGACCCAACTGAACAACCTTACTTTGCATTGCTCAAACGTAACAAACATAACAGACGAGAGTTTTGTAGGATTGTGGCACTCTAACTTGACTATTCTAAGTTTAATTagttttgataaatttaaatttgatccAGAAGATATTGATCAGGATACTGTACAGAAACATTTCAGTGATGACGCTTTTCAGAATTTAGATTCATTAAAGGTTCTCAGAATTATTAACTGCAGAATCGGAAATGAAAACATGgccagaaaattaaaacattttatcaacTCGTCGTTGCATACATTATACCTAGAAGCCACGCATTGTAAAAGAGAGTATTATACTCCTAACTTAACTTTTCAAGACGGAGTTATATTAAAGAAAACAGCTAGATATTTAAGTCAGTTAACTCTTTCCTATTTCTCTTGGATAGACAGCAATATTTTCGCCATAGAACCTGGCGTTGTATCCAGTCCACAGTGGAGACACAACTTAAGGGCTGCTGACTTCTCCAAAAACATGATGGGCTGGCTGGGATGGAGGTTTCCGCTAGTAGAAGCGGCGCGCTTAGAAAAATTGGAAGAATTTATTCTTACATCCCCCAGTGCCGAAAACGAAGTTTCATATAGCGATGAATGGCTTGATAGTGTTAAAGAAGATAAGCTACTTCCTCGTTTTGATTATCATCACAAAGAATCTTTGGCTGAGTCCCGTGCAACAAATATCAGAAACAAATGGGATACTCTAAATACAAAcataaattacagaaataatAGAGACGCTACGATTTCTCAAGCGTTTCAAATGAAGCATAAAAATGATTTCGTAACTAGTTACTCATTCAACACAAAAGGAGCTTCAGTGTTTGAGCCTTTTACAGTAACTTCGTATGAAGCGTCTGCTCAGTTTGATTCTATCCGTGATCAAGATTTGGATAGATTCTCAGATAATCCTCCGTATCCTGTTGACACAGGGACCTGGACTGTCAGAATGCCCCTCTCTTTGcgcaaaattaaaattatgtacaCGCTCCAGGGAGATAATAATTACGGCAACCAAAGTGTACACTTCATTCAGAGTCACGGTGAGGCTGCCAACttaacacatttttactttgttgGTAACGGTATACTTCGAGGTACGGGCACAATGACGGGACTTACCAATCTACAACTTTTTGACCTATCCAAAAACTCAGTTTTTGTTTCTCCATATTTTTTCGACGACTTCCCCTCTCTGAGATACCTTATTTTACAATCTATGAAGAACGAAAATTTCTTCCAACGTATAAGTATTTACAGAATCATTCAGAACATGCCAGAACTGAGATATTTAGATCTTACAGACAATAAACTCAATTTTCTTCCTCCAAATTTATTTTCCAGAAACTCTCACATTACTCATGTGATATtggctaaaaatagattttcctCTTTTCCAATCACGATGGATTTGGTTCCTAATTTAAAACTTCTTGATTTGTCTGGAAACGCTCTCAGTTATCTAACAGATGAAGAGATGACAGCTCTGACGAAACACTCGGAAAATGTTCCAGATTTTTATTTAGCTCTGGCTGAAAATAatattgtttgtgtgtgttctcagataaaatttattt TTTGGTTAAACATCAGTGCATTTCTGGATAACAAGGGAAACTACTCATGCACTTCTCAGGAAGGTCAGCGTATTTCAACTGATGAGTTGTGGCAAGATGTCTTAGGATTTTACAGACTATGTTATGGCTA CAATTATCTGTTGATCTCCATCGTTCTACTGCTCGTCATGTCCTTCATCTTCTTGATGGTCTACCTCGTGCACAGATTTAGAACCGCCATAGAAGCTTACTTGGTACGGATCTTCATTAGGGCATTTCGACCAATGAAATCCAGCGACTACAAGACACACGTTTTCATTGGCTATGCTGATGATGATGTCGGCTTCGTAAGAAACACATTATTGAG GTATTTGGAAGAGGATCTCAATTTCTCTACCTTTGTCCATCATCGTGACCTGGGTTCTGGCTACACTGACCAACAGATGTTTGAGGCCATGAGAGATAGTTGGAGGATAATCTTAGTTATAACACATAGATTTTTGAACCACTACGACCTCTCGGACATTGTCATGAAG TATGCCAGTCATTCTGTGAGCCCAGCCAATGAAAAACGTGTTGTCCTATTGGCCCAACAAACTCAGTTGTACAACATCCCAGGCTCCTTGTATGATGTCCTGGAAGACTCGCGAATCATTGTCATCTCTGATCTGTCTGCTCACCTGGACTACGCACAGAGACAAAATCTAAAGGAATGTCTTCGTGATATCgattga